The sequence CTTCGAGGAGTCTCAGGGACGTTTAGGAGGCAGCTAGATACCCAGGTGCAGAGTTCAGCAGAAAAAGTCAGAGTTTTGAGTCTCTTTCTTCAGGGCACTGGGGAGCTGCAGCAGGAGTGTGAACAGCGGAGAAGTAGGGGCAGCTCTGGGTGTAGAAAGAACCCTCTGGGGTCGTGTGGAAGATGGCCCAGAGGGAGAGTCTGGAGGCCGGGAGAAGCTGGTGCAATACGTTCAATGATATTTACTGAATGTGCCGGGAACAACCCTGGGAACACAGCTGTGAACAGAACTGCAAACCACCCGTCCTCGGGTTGCTTATATTGGGGCGGAGTCTGGGGAGACAGAcaacaaacataataaaatatcttaGTATCTTAGTATGTCAGTTGGTGATCCCTGCTGTGGAGGAAaacagagaaggggaagagaaaggggggatagttttctttttttaaatttaatttaattacttatttatttatttgagacagagtctcactctgtcgcccaggctggactgcagtggtgcggtctcagctcactgcaagctccgccttccgggttcacgccattctcctgcctcagcctcccaagtagctatccTCATAGACAGGTGGTCCTCAAGGCCCAGCATACATCAGAATCCCCTGGGAgcttatttaaaatgcagatttctggacCCCACCACCTCTGACCAGCAGGTCCAAGGTAGGGCCCAGGAATGGACATTTCTGTCAAGATCCCAGGCAATGCTCATGATGCGGCTCCGGGAACACTCTGAGAATTGCTGTTGTAGGCCCTTGGaatgacttttgttttttgctCTTGAAATGGGGGAGCTATTGGAGGACTTTACACAGAGAGACAGGATCTGACCTGGGATTTAACAAGATCTCTCTGGCAGCTATGTGGGTGCTGGACAAAGGCAGGAATTCCGACTTCCAGTGAGAAGCCTGCCCGTGGTGGCTTGGACCAGTCACAGTGGTCCGGGGGGCTCAGATGAGGTCTGAGCAGAGGGGGGTGGGCATAAGGATTTGACCGTGTGCCAGGCCTGCCCATGCATGTTAGAGGCTGTGTTTGCCATACACAGAGTCATTCATATTAAGTATCTTCCTAAAGGATATCCTCTACCGGCCCTGTGAGGCTGGGTTTTATAGTCCTGCTTATCAGATGGGAACGCTGGGGCTCTTCTGGACAAGAACAGTAGACCTGGGATATATTTGGAGATAGACTGGACCAGATGTAGGTGGGTGAGGGCAATGGGAAGAATCAAGGATGACTTTTGCGTCTCCTCcagagggaggagcagggagaTGGAGGAGCTGACGTAGGCTGACTGCCTCTCGGTGATCCCAGGTTAtcttatttgtatatatgtatacataaaccATGGAGTGGATGACCTGGTACAGACTGGATGCAGTATTAGGTGTGGAGATTATGCATGCAGCGATTAGGTATGGAGGCTCTGTAGCCTGACCACCAGGGTCAAATGTAGCCATGTGACTTTGCACCACTTCTGTAATCTCCCCACACCTCCGTTTCCCCATCTCAAACTTGTAGATGGCAATCCTAAGTTTGCCAGCCTTCTCTAacactcactatgtgccaggagcCATTCTACATGCTTAGCGATACCATCTCATACAGTCCTTAAACGATGCCCTGAAAGAGTGGGGATGAGGAAGCTTTCATGGTTGTATGGCATCTCATCCTCCCCGAACCCTGTGATACAGACAGTGCTGTCATCCCCATTTGATGAATGAGGAGACTGAGGATCAGGAAGGCGAAGTCACTTGGCCAAAGTCACATGGGGAGGAGGGCTTGTGATTGATACTCAGATCTGAGACAGGTGTGCTCAAGATGGAAGCGCCAGGACTCAGACCCCAGATGATCTGAACCAGGGTCAGAGCTCCTGACGATATGCAACTCCTCTGGGGGAGACTTTACAACACCCACCCATGCCTCTTTGTGGCCTGCTTGCTATAACCCAGGCCGTTTGGAACATTTCACTCCATTCATATTCCCCTGGTGGGTTATAAGCAGAACCCACCACCATGACTTACTTGGTATATCCCACATTCACCCTGCCCATGAGTCCTTTGATTTGGCCCATAGAAATTCTTTGGATGACTCCTGCAACATCCTGGCATCTCATTTGTGCACCCCAGTCTGACCACATGCTCCTGATCATCCTGCCGTATTGAGACCACACTCCTGCTCTGTGGCCAAGGAGAGACCACTAGGTCCTCATCTGAAACTCACTTCTCGGCATCAGTGCTTCCCCCCTCCAAGTGTATATCCAATGATCGTCGTTTCAGCCACTCTCTTGCCAATATCCTCAGTTCCCTCCCTTTTTGTATGGCTTTAATCACAGAGGACACTTTCCCCTGTCCTTGCAATGGGTTAAGCCCATAGGAATTTTATCTCTCCTATATAAAGTAAGTCTTGAGGTAGGCACTTAAGGGTAGTATGGCACCTCCATTTCTTGGGGATCCAAGCTCCTTGAAGGCTTAATATCCCAGGGAATAGCCCTTGTCCTCATGGTCCTGTGTGGCTGCTAGAGCTCCAACCATCGAAACAAATTTTCAGGCAGCAGGATGGATGAGGGGAACAATAAGATGGCACCaccttctctctgttttttagagacagagtcttgctgtattgcccaggctggagtacagtggtgcaatcatagctcactacagcctcgaactcctgggttcaaccatccacccacttcagcttcctgagtagctaagactacagacacatgccatcacacttggctaatctataaaaatttgtttagagatggtgtcttgatatgttgcccaggcttatcttgaactcttggcctcaagtgatcctgtcacctcagcctccagagtagctgggattccaggtgcggTACTACCTCCCTTTTAAGGCCACCTCCTGTGACTCACATATAACACATCCATTTATATCCTATGGCTATAGCTTGGTCACATGACCACAACTGCAAGGCAGGCTGGGAGATGAAGCCTTTTATCTGTGTTCTGTGGATATCGATATACAGATATTTGGAGGCAATGGACAATTCCTGGGTATTGCTTTGCTAGGACCACTGTAACAAAGTACCGTAGACTGGGTGACTCGAACAACAGAAGTTTCTGCCTTccggaagtctgagatcaaggttttggtgtcagcagggttggtttcttctaaggcctctctctttggcttgtagatgcttTCTTCATATGTCcctgtgtgcatctctgtgtcctaatttcctcttctcataaggatACCAATCATACAGCATTacggcccaccctaatgacctcattttgaCTTAATCACCTCGTTAAGAACCaagtacagtcacattctgaggtactgagagttaggacttcaacatacaaatttgcttgggggggggggggcacaaTTTAGCCTATAAAACCCTGCCACATTTCTGATTTCCACAAACCACCACGAGATCAAGTCAGCTGTCTACTTTTTCTTATTCCACTGGAACAAGCCACAAACCCATACAGTTTGGATTTGGAGACCACTGCAGTGGTCAAaacacaaggccaggcatggtggcccatacctgtaatcccagcactttgggaggctgaggtgggcagatcacttgaggtcaggagtttgagaccagcctggccaacgtgctgaaactccatctgtactaaaaatacaaaaattagttgggcatggtggtgggtgcctgtaattctagctactggggaggctgaggcaggagaatcgcttgaacctgggaggtggaagttgcagtgagccaagatcacgccacagtaccccagcctgggcaaagagcgaaactctatctcaaaacaaaaacacctagaAAGACAAGGAAGATAAAAGAGTAAAATATGGGTAAATACAGAAGTGAATAGAGGATGGGGACCGTGGAAGTGGCCAGTGTGTGCCCCATTTCAAGGGAATGGCTGCTACTCATCTCCAGCTATTTGCTGCCTTATGGAAATACGATCTTTGTGTCACAGCTCTTCGAACTTTGTAAAAAGATGCCAAATGTTTTATGTGACATTCCAAATTTTATATGTTGGCAActggttcattttcttttaaacactttCCAGGCCAAATATAACACATCCCAGGGATGGATTTGGGCCATAGGCCACCAGTTGGGGTCTCTAGTTTGAGTTGGATCCTGGAATTCATTGTACAAATACTAACTGAGCACTTTTAAGACTCAGGGTCCTCTCCAGGATTCAGAGGACACAGCGCTACAGAAGAACATGTTTATTTACTTACGAGACAGACATACGTGATCAtcatctatatataaatatatgtaattgcAGACGGATGAGAGCTAGGAATGAAATGATTGCAATGAGAGACAAAAACAGGGAACTTGGTTAGATCTGTGGTGATGGAAGGATgattaggagaaggaaaaatgtgttaaaaacCGAAgccagcatgtgcaaaggccctgaggtgctAGAGAATGTGGTTGTTTTCATATGAAAGgaaatgaggccgggcatggtggatcatgcctgtaaccccaacactttgggaggctgaggtgggtggatcacttgaggtcaggagttcgagcctgtccaacatggtgaaactccatctctactaaaaacacaagtattagccaggcgtggtggcgcattcctgcagtccctgctactcgggaggctagggcaggagaatcatttgaactcaggaggcggaggttgcagtgagccgagatcacgccactgcactccagcctgggtgacactgagacattgtctcaaaaaaataaaggaaatgaaaggtgGGCAGTAGGGAtgggacagggagggagggggaactAGGCCAAACCACGTAAGACCTAATAGGCCTTGTGGAGGAATTTTATCTTTATCCTCCCCTTCTCCCCGCAACAAAGCCACACGCAGGTGTCCAGGAGGGCTTCCATCCTGGAGAGATTcaggaggcagaagaaaggagactTAGGGACTTGTTAGCCTTCAAGTACACAAGGCGAGAGATAAGAAGAGGAGCAGAGGATATGGTAATAAGAGAGGAGTGAAGAGGGGCCGGGGAAGGGCAGATACCTGACAGCACGTCCTGTGAGCTAGGGCTGGCATAGCCCTAGCCAGGCTAGATCAGAATGCAGGACCAAGGACCAAGCCCTAGGCGAAGGGCTTTACTACACAGGCCGTCCTCCCCTCCACTCTCCAGGATCCTTTGAGGTTGCCTTCCCTGATGctgcagagaaaatgaagaaggtCATTACACAGCTTAAAGAAGGTAAAATACACTCATCTCTCCTCTCCCAGACACAATTAGAAAACCCCACTTTtggccgggcacgttggctcacgcctgtaatcccagcactttgggaggctgaggcgggcagatcacttgaggtcaggagttcaaaaccagtctgaccaacatggtgatacccgtATCTaccaaagatataaaaattagctgggcatggtagcgcatgcctgtaatctcatctactcaggaggctgaggcaggaaaatcgcttgaaccctggaggcggggttgcagtgactggagattgtgtcactgcactccagcctgggtgacagagcaagactccatctcaaaacaaaacccactCCTGAGACCCCCATCCGCTCCCCTTCAATCCCCTGGTCCCATCTCTTGAGCCTCAGACCTTGAGGAGGGTCTCTTACCCTGCATGGACCATTTTTGATCCAGCCCCGCCCCTTCGAAGTTTCCCCTCCAACTGAGCCCCTTTCTGGGACTACTTCTAGCCTGGCCACGCCTCTTTTAGTGGGCCACCACCTTAGCCCCGGTCTCCTGCAAGGATCGCCCAGGATCTAGCCCCGCCTCCTCGGTGGAATACACCTGGACTGCCCATCCCCCTCAGGGCCTACAGCAAACCAGTGTGGCTCCCCCTAAACCCCAAGTAGAAGGCTGGCAGCAGGCCTGGGCCTGACCTTGTAATGGAATGCTCAGGCTTGGCCCCGCCTCCAGGTTGTGACGAAAGCTTGGCCCTACCTCCTGGGAGCAATGCGTCCGGCCTTGTAACATCCGTTAGGGGAGCATCAGGCAGGGTTCTTCCCACGACTTTAAGGTAGTGATGTTTCCTCTTCCTCCACAGCCCAGGCCTGCATCCCTCCTTGCGGTAAGGACTTCATCTAAAACTTGGAATTGCGGGGTAAGGGAGGCGGTCGGAGCCGAAACCTACGACATCAAGTGGGGGAAATCGGGTGGGCTTCAAATCCTTAGGAGGCCAATAAGGCCTGGAGAAAAGGAAGTAAACCAGGTATTGCTCTAAATCCTCAGAAGGTGGGTGTGAGAGCCGAAGCAAACCAATAGGAACCCTAGAGGGCGGAGAGGCGTGAAAGTCGGCCAAGGACAGCAGGGAGGGCGAGGTCAAGATGCCACCTGGCCTATGGACCCTGGGAAGCTACACGGATCTCAAATGGGCCAAGGGCCCCGGGCTTGGGCGGGCAGGTGGCGCCTGACGCAGCGTTCCCGCCCCACAGGTCTCCAGGAGTTCGCCCGGCATTTCCTCTGCAGTGGGTGCTACTCCAGGGTCTGCGACCTCCCGCTGGACTGCCCAGGTGAAGGGGCGGGACCTCGGGGTGCAGGAGACTAACTTGAGAAACAGGACCAGAGCACAGAGGGGCATGAGCTGGCTGGTGGCGAGCCAGACGTGGGCGGGGCCCAGCGAGTGAACCCAGCTCCGTCTTCAGTTCAGGATGTGACAGTGATTCGGGGCGACCAGGCTATGTTTTCTTGCATCGTGAACTTCCAGCTGCCAAAGGAGGAGATCACCTATTCCTGGAAGTTCGCAGGAGGAGGTGTGAGTCGGGGCGGGGCAGGCGCGAAGCGTTTAGACGGGGAGTTAGGCTTCACTAGAGGTTGGGGAGACAGCTTGCGGGGACTGGACTCCGCGAAGCTCCGTCTAGACACAGGCATCAGCAAGAGGAGGGACCCGGGATTTAGGGGAGAGCTCGAAGATCAGAATGCAGGACCAAGGACCTGAGGCggtggcttacaactgtaatcccagcgcttttggagaccaaggcgggaggatggcttgagaccaggagttcgagaccggcctgtgCAACATACTAAGACcctacctctaccaaaaaattttaaaaacagccgggcgtggtggtgcacgcctatagtcccagacactggggaggctgagcgggAAGACTGTTTAAGtcagttcgaggctgcagtgagctatgatcacgccactgcactgcagcctgggcgccAAAACGAGACCttgtctggaaaagaaaaaagaataaacaccacatacataaataaaagcagGTTCTAGGGGTAGGTTATGCGTAAGGGTTTAAGGAGTGAGGGGAAGGGGTGCGTTTACGGCAGAGGAGCAAGTAGAAGGCTCGGAGGCGGGCTGCTCAAGGCTCAGGGCCGGGACTCCAGGAGGCGTGGTCTAGCTCGGGGAGCGGGGCTTGTAGGTTACTCAGTGGCAAGCCGGAGTTGAGGAGTTCAAGCCCGCGCGTCTCGCAGCTCCGGACTCAGGACTTGTCCTATTTCCGAGATATGCCGCGAGCCGAAGGATACCTGGCGCGGATCCGTCCGGCGCAGCTTACGCACCGCGGCACGTTCTCCTGCGTGATCAAGCAAGACCAGCGCCCCCTGGCCCGGCTCTACTTCTTTCTTAACGGTGGGGCGGGGCGCGGCGGCGCGAGCGAGCCGGGCGGGGAGAGGGCGGGGCGAGGGGGTGGGGCTCGTGCCTGACTGACGTGCGCGCCCCTGCAGTGACGGGCCCGCCCCCGCGGGCGGAGACAGAGTTGCAGGCCTCGTTCCGGGAAGTGCTGCGCTGGGCGCCGCGGGACGCCGAGCTGATCCAGCCCTGGAGGCCCAGCCTGGGCGAGCTGCTGGTCAGGCCCGAGGCTCTGACGCCCAGCAACCTGTTCCTGCTTGCAGCCCTCGGGGCCCTCGCATCAGCGAGTGCGACCGTGTTGGCGTGGTGAGTCCTCGGTACCCTGGCGCCCCAGCATCTAGCTCCCCGCTCTCTCAGATCCCACCGAGAAGTCTGGGTTCCCACCAACCTCCAACCCAGGAGGTCGGGCTCTCAGTCCCTCCCCTCTCAGACCCACGAGTCCAGGTCCCAGCCCCTCCTTACTCAGCCCAGGAATCCAAGTCCCCAGCTCTCTCCTTCCTTAGATCTAAGGATCCAGGtccccagcccttcctccctcagacccaggagtccaggcctcCACACCTCTCCtcactcagacccaggagtccagggcCTTAGCCCCTACTCCCTCAGATCTAAGAGTCCAGGCACCCAGGTTCCTCCTCCCTGAGACCCAGaagcccaggccccagcccctcctccctcagacccaggagtccaggcccttgTCCACCTTTTCGACCCTGGTGTCCAGGCCTCCAGGACTTAAGTTTCTAGTCCCCAACCCCTCCTGTAACACACATACCTCTTTGTTTCCCCAGGATATTCTTTCGATGGTACTGCAGTGGCGACTAACAAAGGtatctctttcctccttccctatCCTATTTCCATtgtgaaaataaagaatatatttcaaCTCTGGATTGTTTCATTTCTGAAGGTGGTCACTACTAAGTCGGAGGTGCAGCAAGCCCACACATGCCCAGATGAATATGGCCGGCATAATGACAGTTAGGCATAGCTACCGCAGTGCAAGTTAGGTGGGAACCCAGATACCCCCTCAGGTTACTGGCTGTCTCCTTGACATTTCCACCTGCAGAAGGCACCCCCAAATAGAGTCCTCCATTTTGCCTTCAGAGGCTGTTCCTGCCCAAGGCTTTCCTCCTACCAGAAAGAGCAACACCATCCACCTAGCAGTTCACACCAGAAACCTTGGAATCTGACTCCTCCTCCACTTcccattcattttcatttccaactctcagacttttttttttttttttttttttttttttgagacggagtctcgctgtggggcccaggctggagtgcagtggccggatctcagctcactgcaagctccgcctcccggtttcacgccattctcctgcctcagcctcccgagtagctgggactacaggcgcccgccacctcgcccggctagtttttttgtattttttagtagagacggggtttcaccgtgttagccaggatggtctcgatctcctgacctcgtgatccgcccgtctcggcctcccaaagtgttgggattacaggcttgagccaccgcgcccggccactctcAGACTTTTTAACTCCTAAATATCTCGTGAAGCTGCCTTCCCTGTGGTCCCAGTCACCCCCACCTCATGTCTGGATCAGTGGAGCAGCCCCCCGCCTCTCCTTGGCCTCTCCACTCTAGCCCATTCTCTGCATACCAGCaggacttgttttgttttgatttattgtattttattttattttatttggagacagcatctcactccaaggcccaggctggagtgcagtggtgtgatgtcagctgactgcaaactccgcctcccaggttcaagcaattttcctgcctcagcctcccaagtggctgggattataggcatgtaccaccacacccgtctaatttttgtgtttttagtagagacagggttgtacCTTGTGGCCAgactattctcaaactcctgacctgaagtgatccacccgcctcggcctcccaaagtgctgggattacaggcatgagccactgcgcccagccattaactcattttttaatttggttttgcCTTTCCTACCTGAAAGGGAAGCTCCTTCTGAGCATGTACTCATTCTTGTTCACTGGTCTGTTTCCCtttattaatttgttcattcagcaaatatttattgagtgtttactattTTGTCATGTATTTTCAAGGCACTGTAGAGATCCCAATGAAGAAATAAGAGACAAAAAGTTTGTATGGTACTCACATGAAACTTAGATTCCAGTGGACAGTAAAAGAaaactgtttctctctctctctctctattttttttttgtttgagatggagtcctgatctgccgcccaggctggagtgcagtgccacaatcttggctcactctagCCTtcatcccctgggttcaagcaattctcatgcctcagcctcccaaatagctgggagtacaaaggcatatgccaacatgcccagctaatttttgtatttttagtagagacagggtttcgccatgttggccaggcttgtctcaaactcctgacctcaagtgattgcctgcctcagcctcccagagtgctgagattataggcgtgagccaccgctcctggccagaAAACTGTTTGTCTACTCCCAACATTTCTGACACTAAATGTGTGGGATTCTACCTCCTGCCCCCATACCAACCGATTCTCCAACTCTCCCAGATACCAGTTGAGTGTCCTATAATTCATTCAATTCTAAAATAAACAACCCAGGGTTAGCGTCACACTACACAAGCTTTAAGAGCTCAGGCCCACAAGACTGACCCCACTTCAGACACCAGTCGCAAGTCCGGGGCTCCTTCAACCTGCAGCCCCCCAGCTCAGTAATTCGCTGGAATAGCTCGAATAACTCGGGAAAcatactggtttattataaaggagaGTATGAAGGAAATAGGTTAATAGCCAGATGAAGAGGTAGATAGGGTGAGATCCAGAAGGGTCCCAAGTGCAGAAGTTTCTGTCTCCATGGGCGTTGGGATGCAGCAGCCTATCAGTGCATAGATGCATTCACCAGCCTGGAAGCTCTGCAAACCCCATATTTTAGGGATTGTTCTGGAGGCTACGTCATGTAGTCGTGATCACTTATTAACTCAGTCTCCACCCCTTTTTCCCCCCCAAGGACTGGAGGGGGCGGGTGAGGCTGAAAGCTCTTAAGCTCCCAATCATGGCCTAGTCTCGCTGGTGACCAGTGCCCATCCAGGTGACCACCAAGAGTCACTTGAGCAGAACAAACGATGCTGCTATCACCCAGGAAATTCAAGAGATTAGGAGCTGTATGTAAGATGCTTCTGTTGCCTACATCACTCCAGAAATTACGAGGGTTTAAGACTGTCAGAAACCAGGGACAGACACCAACTATGTATTTCTTATGTCacagacaataaataaaacaaaatacgaAATTATATGGTAACGTGTGATGGAGAAGATAAGCAGAGAAACGGAATATGGGGCCAGGGGAAGTAGCAGTAGGATCTTTGGAGAAGCCCtcactgagaaagtgacatttgaataAAAACTGGAAGGGGATGACTGTATGAGTcattatgtatatttgtgtgaAGAGTGTTCGGGTGGCCAGgcgaggtgactcatgcctgtaatcccaacattttggaaggctgaggccggtggatcacctgaggtcaggagttcgagaccagtctggccaacatggtgaaaccctgtctctactaaaaatacaaaaattagcctggcgtgctagcacatgcctgtaatcccagctactcaggaggctgaagcacgagaatcgcttgaatccgggaggcggaagttacagtgagccctGAGGTAGGAGTGCCAGGCACGTGGGAAGACAGCCGGGAGGACATCCAGGAGGCCAATGT comes from Macaca fascicularis isolate 582-1 chromosome 19, T2T-MFA8v1.1 and encodes:
- the LOC102134910 gene encoding LOW QUALITY PROTEIN: sperm acrosome membrane-associated protein 6 (The sequence of the model RefSeq protein was modified relative to this genomic sequence to represent the inferred CDS: inserted 1 base in 1 codon) — its product is MESARRRWGPAYGPGAAEKXPSLQRGSRGSHYDERSHLHDAFTQMTHALQELAAAQGSFEVAFPDAAEKMKKVITQLKEAQACIPPCGLQEFARHFLCSGCYSRVCDLPLDCPVQDVTVIRGDQAMFSCIVNFQLPKEEITYSWKFAGGGLRTQDLSYFRDMPRAEGYLARIRPAQLTHRGTFSCVIKQDQRPLARLYFFLNVTGPPPRAETELQASFREVLRWAPRDAELIQPWRPSLGELLVRPEALTPSNLFLLAALGALASASATVLAWIFFRWYCSGD